A stretch of the Actinomyces qiguomingii genome encodes the following:
- a CDS encoding ROK family protein, whose protein sequence is MKAPRRIQRRANMSAVLRHCLSGPQTLADIAASTGITRPAAESVVTDLIELGWLAETAVTPRTPRPGRPATYVGLNPHAGRVLSLDIGAHHVTAVTADLTGATLARERIELAEDLPARGRLDRSIQLAQQALARTPEAPLWTCTVASPGVVHDGCVAYFGGDGMPGWQGMQLESAISAALQTRVRSAGDCALGARGESWKGAAAAFDDVVFILAGRRTGAASVINGRVHEGLRGAAGLIGELPQLRWRELEDETFADALYDGQTPRREDLFTAARAGEQRALAALDEYAEVLATGTAAMVLAVAPQMVIVGGVFSVHADLFLPRFTRRLGELCPFPPQVAASRLGDDAVVIGGVRLALDDILDGIDTIVREADFFPSTSPASLWQ, encoded by the coding sequence GTGAAGGCACCCCGCCGCATCCAACGCCGAGCCAACATGTCCGCCGTACTGCGCCATTGCCTGAGCGGCCCGCAGACCCTGGCGGATATCGCCGCCTCCACTGGCATCACCCGACCCGCGGCCGAATCGGTGGTGACGGACCTGATCGAGCTGGGCTGGCTGGCTGAGACAGCCGTGACCCCGCGCACTCCCCGACCGGGTCGCCCGGCCACCTATGTGGGACTGAACCCGCACGCGGGCCGGGTCCTGTCGCTGGATATCGGCGCACACCACGTCACCGCCGTAACCGCCGATCTGACCGGTGCCACGCTGGCGCGCGAGCGCATCGAGCTCGCCGAGGACCTACCGGCGCGAGGCAGGCTGGATCGATCGATCCAGCTGGCACAGCAGGCGCTGGCGCGCACCCCCGAGGCGCCCTTGTGGACCTGCACCGTCGCCTCACCGGGAGTTGTGCACGACGGGTGCGTTGCCTACTTCGGCGGGGACGGCATGCCCGGGTGGCAAGGCATGCAACTTGAGTCCGCGATATCCGCTGCCCTGCAGACGCGGGTGCGCAGCGCGGGCGATTGCGCCCTGGGGGCCCGCGGCGAGTCCTGGAAGGGCGCCGCCGCCGCCTTCGACGACGTAGTCTTCATCCTCGCCGGTCGCCGCACCGGCGCCGCCAGCGTCATAAACGGGCGCGTACATGAGGGGCTGCGCGGGGCGGCCGGCCTGATCGGTGAGCTACCGCAGCTGCGGTGGCGCGAGCTGGAGGACGAAACCTTCGCCGACGCCCTGTACGACGGCCAGACTCCGCGCCGCGAGGACTTGTTCACCGCTGCCCGCGCGGGCGAGCAGCGAGCGTTGGCCGCGCTGGATGAGTACGCCGAGGTGCTGGCCACGGGAACCGCCGCCATGGTGCTCGCGGTGGCACCTCAGATGGTGATCGTCGGCGGCGTGTTCTCCGTCCACGCAGACCTGTTCCTGCCCCGCTTCACGCGCCGGCTCGGCGAGCTGTGCCCCTTCCCCCCACAGGTGGCAGCATCCCGCCTGGGCGACGACGCCGTCGTTATCGGCGGAGTGAGGCTCGCCTTGGACGACATCTTGGACGGCATCGACACGATCGTGCGGGAGGCCGATTTCTTCCCCTCCACCTCACCGGCAAGCCTTTGGCAGTAG
- a CDS encoding PTS mannitol transporter subunit IICB, whose protein sequence is MTTRKSTPSPPSGRARLQAFGGFLTAMVIPNMGAFIAWGLITALFIPDGWIPNESLGTLVDPLIKYMLPLLLAYSGGNLVHGQRGGVAGVIGTIGLVVGSDIPMFLGAMVMGPLSAWIIKKWDGLIQPRIRPGFEMVVNNFGLGIIGFILCIISFRFIGPIIESLNTALTWVINALVNTGVLPLVAVLNEPAKVLFLNNVIDQGIYYPLGMQAAQTAGKSIFFVLASNPGPGLGLLLAYWLFSGNKIMKETAPGAVIIHFLGGIHEIYFPYVLAKPITLLGMIAGAASGIATAQVFGAGLVAGPSPGSIFAYIMLTPRGSHLGIIADVIVATLVSFLVNAALLRASARKDTAVGAAEFEQAQERSAAMKQEGKGLLAAVTASGAPIATRAISKVIFACDAGMGSSTMGASLFRRRLEEAGIDVEVGNTAIERVPSDADVIVTHKNLSERAANANPGVEIVAIENYLSDAHIDDLYSRLESQQEADK, encoded by the coding sequence ATGACAACTCGCAAATCCACTCCGTCCCCGCCCTCGGGACGCGCACGCCTGCAAGCATTCGGGGGCTTCCTGACCGCCATGGTCATCCCCAACATGGGCGCTTTCATCGCCTGGGGTTTGATCACCGCGCTGTTCATCCCCGACGGCTGGATCCCCAATGAGAGCCTGGGCACGCTGGTCGATCCGCTCATCAAGTACATGCTCCCCCTGCTGCTGGCGTACTCGGGGGGCAACCTTGTGCACGGCCAGCGCGGCGGGGTCGCCGGCGTAATCGGGACCATCGGACTCGTCGTCGGTTCTGACATCCCGATGTTCCTCGGCGCGATGGTCATGGGCCCACTCAGCGCCTGGATCATCAAGAAGTGGGACGGACTCATCCAGCCGCGCATCCGCCCCGGCTTTGAAATGGTGGTCAACAACTTCGGCCTGGGCATCATCGGATTCATCCTGTGCATCATCTCCTTCAGATTCATCGGCCCCATCATCGAATCGCTCAACACCGCACTGACCTGGGTGATCAACGCTCTGGTGAACACCGGTGTGCTCCCCCTGGTCGCCGTCCTCAACGAGCCCGCCAAGGTGCTGTTCCTCAATAACGTCATCGACCAGGGCATCTACTACCCGCTCGGCATGCAGGCAGCCCAGACGGCCGGCAAATCGATCTTCTTTGTACTGGCCTCCAACCCGGGCCCCGGCCTGGGTCTGCTCCTCGCCTACTGGCTCTTCAGCGGCAACAAGATAATGAAGGAGACCGCCCCGGGCGCCGTGATCATCCACTTCCTCGGCGGCATCCACGAGATCTACTTCCCGTACGTGCTCGCCAAGCCGATCACCCTGCTCGGCATGATCGCCGGCGCGGCCTCGGGGATCGCCACCGCCCAGGTCTTCGGTGCCGGTCTGGTGGCCGGCCCCTCCCCGGGGTCCATCTTCGCCTACATCATGCTCACGCCCCGCGGCAGCCACCTGGGAATTATCGCCGACGTGATCGTCGCCACCCTGGTGTCCTTCCTGGTAAACGCGGCCCTGTTGCGAGCCTCCGCCCGCAAGGACACCGCCGTCGGCGCCGCCGAATTCGAACAGGCGCAAGAGCGCAGCGCCGCCATGAAGCAGGAGGGCAAGGGCCTTCTCGCGGCCGTAACGGCCAGCGGGGCGCCGATTGCGACCCGGGCCATCAGCAAGGTCATCTTCGCCTGCGACGCCGGCATGGGCTCATCCACCATGGGCGCCAGCCTGTTCCGCAGACGGCTTGAGGAGGCCGGTATCGACGTCGAGGTCGGCAACACCGCCATTGAGAGGGTCCCCAGCGACGCGGACGTCATTGTCACGCACAAGAACCTCTCCGAGAGAGCGGCCAACGCCAATCCGGGCGTTGAGATCGTTGCCATTGAGAACTACCTCTCCGATGCGCACATCGATGACCTCTACTCCCGGCTCGAGTCCCAGCAGGAGGCGGACAAGTGA
- a CDS encoding sugar-binding transcriptional regulator, translating to MPDDTGLMIAVARAYYEAGEAKVNIAERFGISRFKVARLLDTARETGIVQIRIVEPTRPDEALAERVAAHLNLRDCVVVPGAEGEAANRQALARAAAVEISSLVGRRETIGFSWGRTIAEIGAHVGSLADVRVVALTGAVGADFALSPVDIFRSVSTHSGSTTLSIFAPMFVDSPQTAEALRRDPAIASVLAAYAELSLAVVSIGSWDPPVTQLMDALSDADKQQLESGGARAEMLGIFIDDDGRVVPCAARSRCIAITAQQLVRTPRVLAVAGGVRKVPAMRAVARSGLITSLVTDRRTAQMLLDGPAVAGREINR from the coding sequence GTGCCTGACGACACCGGCCTGATGATCGCCGTGGCCCGCGCCTACTATGAGGCCGGCGAGGCGAAGGTCAATATCGCGGAGAGATTCGGCATTTCGCGGTTCAAGGTGGCGCGCCTGCTCGACACCGCCCGTGAGACCGGCATCGTGCAGATTCGCATCGTTGAGCCGACTCGTCCCGATGAGGCGCTCGCGGAGCGTGTTGCCGCCCATCTCAACCTGCGTGACTGCGTGGTTGTGCCCGGGGCCGAGGGCGAGGCCGCCAATCGCCAGGCGCTCGCTCGGGCGGCGGCGGTCGAGATCTCCTCGCTGGTCGGCCGGAGGGAGACCATCGGTTTCTCCTGGGGGCGTACCATCGCCGAGATCGGCGCGCATGTGGGGTCCCTCGCCGATGTCAGGGTCGTTGCCCTAACAGGTGCTGTCGGTGCCGACTTCGCCCTGTCGCCGGTCGACATCTTCCGCTCGGTCTCCACCCATTCGGGCTCTACCACATTGTCGATCTTCGCGCCGATGTTCGTCGACTCTCCGCAGACGGCGGAGGCGCTGCGCCGGGATCCTGCCATCGCCTCGGTTCTGGCCGCCTATGCCGAGCTGTCGCTGGCCGTCGTCTCGATCGGCTCCTGGGATCCGCCCGTGACCCAGTTGATGGACGCCCTCAGCGATGCGGACAAGCAGCAGCTCGAGTCCGGCGGGGCCCGTGCCGAGATGCTGGGCATATTCATCGACGACGACGGACGAGTGGTCCCCTGTGCCGCTCGCAGCCGCTGCATCGCGATCACTGCGCAGCAGCTCGTGCGAACCCCGCGTGTGCTCGCCGTCGCCGGCGGCGTCCGTAAGGTGCCTGCCATGCGGGCGGTTGCCCGCTCCGGCCTCATAACATCTCTGGTCACCGACAGGCGGACCGCGCAGATGCTACTCGACGGCCCCGCCGTCGCCGGGCGGGAGATTAACCGTTAG